From the genome of Croceibacterium atlanticum:
CCAGTGTCCTGACCGGGCGGCCCATGGCGGAAATCGCCGCGGACGAGGGTGGGGAGCATTCGCTGAAAGGCAAGAAGGGCGAGGATTTCGCCCAGGAGATGAAGCGGGCCGCCTGCCACAACCGGGGCAAGGCGAAACGCCGTAAATCCACTGCGAAGCCACCCGCTTTTCGCAAGCCGCAACTGGCCACGCTGGTGGATGCCGTGCCTTCCGGCAATGGCTGGATGCATGAAATCAAGTTCGACGGCTATCGCGCGATGGTTTCCGCCAGCGGGGAAAAGGTGGCGGTCTATACACGCAGCGGGAAGGACTGGACGGACAAGTTCGGCCCGCTGGCACAGGCCATCGCCGCGCTGGATCTGCCGCCCTGCCTGATCGACGGTGAGATCGTCGCCTATGACGGCAAGGGCAATCCGGATTTCTCGACGCTGCAGAAACTGCTGAAACGCGGCAAGGGCGGGCAGGGCGCAAGCGACAAGCTGGCCTTCCATGCCTTCGATCTGCTGGAACTGGATGGGGAGGATCTGGCGCCGCTGCCGAATGTGGAACGCAAGGAACGGCTGGAGGCCTTGCTGCGCGATGCCGGGCCCCCGGTCCATGTGGCCGATCACGTGATCGGCGCGGGCGAAAAACTGTATGAGAAAATGTGCGACGCCGGGCAGGAAGGCATCATCTCCAAGAAGATCGACGCGCGCTACACATCCCGCCGGGGCAAGGCCTGGGTGAAGGTCAAATGCACGCGGCGGCAGGAATTCGTGATCATTGGCTGGACGAAAAGCTCTGCCAGGGGGCGCCCCTTCGCATCGCTGGTTCTGGGGCAGTATGAAGACGGCGATCTGACCTACAAGGGCAAGGTCGGCACGGGTTTCGATGCCGACACGCTGGAAGATCTGGCCCGCAAGTTCAAATCGCTGGAGCGCAAGACGCCGCCGGTCGAAACCGACCGGGCCGAAGCGCGCGGCGTGACCTGGCTGACCCCGAAACTGGTGGCCGAAGTGGCCTTTGCCGAATTCACTGCCGAAGGGCGCGTGCGCCATGCCAGTTTCCTCGGCCTTCGCAGCGACAAGAAGGCGAAGGAGGTAAAGCCGGAACGCCCGGCCGATCCGCCTGAGGAAAGCGAGGCGGAGACGGTAAGGATCAGCAGCCGCGATCGTGTCATTTTCCCGGAATCAGGCCAGACCAAGGGTGATCTCGCTGATTACTACGCCCGGATCGCGCCGCTGATGCTGCCTTTCCTTTCGGGCAGGCCCGTCAGCCTGGTGCGCTGCCCGCAGGGGCGGGCGAAGAAATGCTTCTTCCAGAAACACGATACTGGCGGTTTCGGGGACCATGTCCATCACGTTCCGATCAGGGAGAAGGACGGCGGCACGGAGGATTATATCTATGTGGAGGATGCCACGGGCATTCTTGCCTGCGTGCAGATGGGCACGATTGAATTTCACGGCTGGGCCAGCCGCAGCCGCGATGTGGAAGCGCCGGACCGGATGATCTTCGACCTCGATCCCGATGAAGGGCTGGATTTCGAGGATGTAAAAAGCGCCGCCGTCGATATTCGCGATCGGCTGGCCGAAATCGGCCTGACCAGCTTCGCCATGCTTTCGGGCGGGAAGGGCGTGCATGTGATTGCCCCGTTGCGGCCGGGCCATTCGTGGGAAGCGCACAAGGATTTCGCGAAACGCTTTTCCGAGGCGCTGGCCATGGCTGATCCCGATCGCTTCACCGCGACGATGAGCAAGGCCAAGCGCAAGGGAAAGATATTCATAGACTGGCTGCGCAATCAGCGCGGATCGACCGCGGTTGTCCCCTATTCCGCCCGCGCACGCGAAAATGCGCCAATTGCCGCGCCCATCGCCTGGGGCGAATTGAAGAACATGGCCAGCGCGCATGAATTCACCATCGACGATGCGAAGAAATTGCTCACTCGTGCCGGGGGCAAGGGGCTGTCCGGCTGGGGTTTTGCCGATCAATCCCTGCCTGACCTCTAGCAGCGGCTTGTCGCGCGGGTTGTCCCTGCCGGCAAAGTTTGCCATCCGCCGCCGCCACAGCATCAGCAATCACGCCACGAATACGGAGAGGCTCCCGCCAAGCTGAAAATGGAAAGCCTGCAGATCCTCATCGCAGAGCAGCAGCCCTGGTTGCAGGCGCTGATCGGGCTCGCCCTGCTGGCGCTGGCGGCTGCCGCCGTCAATTTCCTGGTCAAGAAGGTTCTGCTGCGCGCAGCCGCGCCATTCCTGGACCGCCGCAGCCTGACGGTGGACAAGGCCGCGGCGCGGCTGGCCAATGTCCTGCCGGCCCTGATTGTGGGCAACGGCATCTATCTGGTGCCCTATCTGCCGGAAGCGCTGGTCAGCGTGGTGCAAAACGTGGCCTCCGCCTTGATCGTGGTCAGTATCGCTTTCGCCATCAGTGGAATGCTCGATTACGTGGACGAGCTTTATCGCCGCCGGCCGGAAGCCCGAAGCCGCCCGATCAAGGGCTATATCCAGTTGCTGAAGATCGTGCTCTTCGCGGGCACGGCCATCCTGGTCATCGCGGCGCTGATGGAACAATCGCCGCTGCTGTTGCTGTCCGGGCTGGGCGCGATGGCCGCGGTGCTGATGCTGGTGTTCAAGGACACGATCCTGTCCCTGGTGGCATCGGTCCAGCTTTCTTCCAACGACATGCTGCGCGTTGGCGACTGGATCGAAATGCCGGAACTGAACGCCGATGGCGATGTGATCGACATCGCCCTGCACACAGTCAAGGTGCAGAACTGGGACAAGACGATCACCACCATCCCGACGTACCGGCTGATTTCCGACAGTTTCAAGAACTGGCGCGGGATGAAGGAATCGGGCGGCCGCCGGATGAAACGGCCGCTGCTGATCGACCAGAACAGTATCCGTTTCCTGCAGCAGGACGAAATCCAGCGATTGCGGCGTTTCAGCCTGCTGGACGATTACCTTGCCCGCAAGGACGAGGAATTGCGCAACTGGAATGAATCTTCCCCCGGTGCGAAGCAGGATCCGGTCAATGCGCGCAAGCTGACCAATATCGGCACCTTCCGCGCCTATGTGATCGCTTATCTCAAGGCGCATGACCGGGTGGACCAGGCAAAGACCATGCTCGTGCGCCAGCTGGACCCCACTCCGGCGGGTCTGCCGCTGGAAGTCTATGCCTTTGCCAATACGACCGAATGGGGCGATTACGAGACGGTGCAATCGGACATTTTCGATCACCTGCTGGCGATCATGCCCGAATTCGGCCTGCGCCTGTTCCAGGAACCGAGCGGGCTGGATTTCCAGAGCCTTTCCGGCGCGGCCCGGCATTAAGCTACGCGGGCCGCATTTGGGCCTGCGCCTTCGATATTCGTCCCGATCCCTCTTTTGCCGGCCCCGGATTGATTCCGGCGGCGTCAGGTTGGACATTGCGCGGGGACAGGCGAAGAGGGCAGGCTATGGCTGAACGGATCGGAGCAGCGGCTTGGAGCTGAGTATCCTCGTCCCGATGTTTGCCGCGGCGGCAGCCGTGGTCTGGTGGGCGGGCACCCGCTTGCCGGCTTATGCCGCCGCCATCGCCCGGCGGACAGGCATCGGGCAGGCCTTTGCCGGCATGTTGCTGCTGGGCGGGATCACTTCCCTGCCGGAACTGTCCACCGCAGTCAGTGCG
Proteins encoded in this window:
- a CDS encoding mechanosensitive ion channel family protein; the protein is MESLQILIAEQQPWLQALIGLALLALAAAAVNFLVKKVLLRAAAPFLDRRSLTVDKAAARLANVLPALIVGNGIYLVPYLPEALVSVVQNVASALIVVSIAFAISGMLDYVDELYRRRPEARSRPIKGYIQLLKIVLFAGTAILVIAALMEQSPLLLLSGLGAMAAVLMLVFKDTILSLVASVQLSSNDMLRVGDWIEMPELNADGDVIDIALHTVKVQNWDKTITTIPTYRLISDSFKNWRGMKESGGRRMKRPLLIDQNSIRFLQQDEIQRLRRFSLLDDYLARKDEELRNWNESSPGAKQDPVNARKLTNIGTFRAYVIAYLKAHDRVDQAKTMLVRQLDPTPAGLPLEVYAFANTTEWGDYETVQSDIFDHLLAIMPEFGLRLFQEPSGLDFQSLSGAARH
- the ligD gene encoding DNA ligase D, giving the protein MARGKSDPLAEYNRRRDFSRTAEPAGKMGQSNGKRRFIVQKHDASRLHWDFRLEVDGVLKSWAVTKGPSADPDIKRLAVRTEDHPLAYAEFEGTIPEQEYGGGTVMLWDRGTWEPIEGKKAEDLEEGHLHFILHGERMKGEWLLVRMKPRKGEKRENWLLRKIDDDYAEGGDKLIDTCLTSVLTGRPMAEIAADEGGEHSLKGKKGEDFAQEMKRAACHNRGKAKRRKSTAKPPAFRKPQLATLVDAVPSGNGWMHEIKFDGYRAMVSASGEKVAVYTRSGKDWTDKFGPLAQAIAALDLPPCLIDGEIVAYDGKGNPDFSTLQKLLKRGKGGQGASDKLAFHAFDLLELDGEDLAPLPNVERKERLEALLRDAGPPVHVADHVIGAGEKLYEKMCDAGQEGIISKKIDARYTSRRGKAWVKVKCTRRQEFVIIGWTKSSARGRPFASLVLGQYEDGDLTYKGKVGTGFDADTLEDLARKFKSLERKTPPVETDRAEARGVTWLTPKLVAEVAFAEFTAEGRVRHASFLGLRSDKKAKEVKPERPADPPEESEAETVRISSRDRVIFPESGQTKGDLADYYARIAPLMLPFLSGRPVSLVRCPQGRAKKCFFQKHDTGGFGDHVHHVPIREKDGGTEDYIYVEDATGILACVQMGTIEFHGWASRSRDVEAPDRMIFDLDPDEGLDFEDVKSAAVDIRDRLAEIGLTSFAMLSGGKGVHVIAPLRPGHSWEAHKDFAKRFSEALAMADPDRFTATMSKAKRKGKIFIDWLRNQRGSTAVVPYSARARENAPIAAPIAWGELKNMASAHEFTIDDAKKLLTRAGGKGLSGWGFADQSLPDL